A genome region from Musa acuminata AAA Group cultivar baxijiao chromosome BXJ3-5, Cavendish_Baxijiao_AAA, whole genome shotgun sequence includes the following:
- the LOC135637785 gene encoding protein kinase STUNTED-like isoform X2, whose protein sequence is MAVLEGEKQGESRCIMVGLQMNAKGKELLDWAIHKVAEQGDRVMAVHVCRDSDLKKTTTLSLASTLDDHLASYQGICSLKQVVLVGRIARGSSIRRALVKEAKQCAAIKVVVGMKKKSSFFRSAPLAKYCAKNLPPTTALIAVRKGNVVFERGAAKPSPESQRRQSLRNLLYPSEALAIRKHEEKTVVEASRSSDSNHVKGEKVEAVLSSVTVLMRQLPEPVFGCPLLKKKAALRSIEVKRANRAWRLSLVRRVMNLPARTLSSAQPLLLLIEELNTVLSGSNSSCRWFQYEELQNSTNRFSSENLIGNGGCSRVYRGRLGNGQQVAIKLSKLSAEASKDFLSEVDIITKLRHLRVVPLLGICVGEHALISVYRYFPNGSLEQNLHGDKVKHLLPWDRRFRVATEIAEALSYLHHGCRRPVIHRDVKSSNILLNDEFEPQLSDFGLAMWAPTTATNLTQSDVVGTFGYLAPEYLMYGKVSNKNDVYAFGVVLLELLTGRKPIDDGNPKGEESLVMWATRILERGELIDLLDPNLGTNHDKGEVSRMILAASLCITRVPRIRPQIDKICSLLKGEEDMETWISSQADGMSEVVDCPDDEAYPTPSLALLDVDDDASVASVEQSHCGSWEAYLRSRWSRSSSFN, encoded by the exons ATGGCCGTGCTCGAGGGAGAGAAGCAGGGGGAATCCCGGTGTATAATGGTGGGTCTTCAAATGAACGCCAAGGGCAAGGAATTGCTCGATTGGGCAATCCACAAAGTCGCCGAGCAAGGAGACCGTGTCATGGCCGTCCATGTCTGCCGTGATTCAG ATCTGAAGAAAACGACCACACTGTCTTTGGCAAGCACGTTAGATGACCATCTGGCATCCTATCAAGGCATTTGCAGTCTCAAGCAG GTTGTTCTTGTGGGACGGATCGCTCGGGGAAGTTCTATTAGGAGAGCGCTGGTGAAGGAGGCCAAGCAATGTGCAGCCATCAAAGTGGTGGTTGGAATGAAGAAGAAGAGCTCATTTTT TCGCTCAGCTCCACTCGCCAAGTATTGTGCTAAGAATCTCCCTCCGACCACTGCCTTGATCGCCGTTCGAAAAGGAAATGTCGTCTTCGAAAGAGGAGCTGCCAAGCCATCTCCAG AATCACAACGCCGTCAAAGTCTACGGAATCTTCTGTATCCATCTGAAGCACTCGCGATACGGAAGCATGAGGAGAAGACTGTTGTAGAGGCCTCGAGATCATCTGACAGCAACCATGTCAAAGGGGAAAAGGTGGAAGCGGTTCTGAGCTCTGTTACGGTGCTGATGAGACAGCTGCCGGAGCCGGTGTTCGGGTGTCCTCTGCTGAAGAAGAAAGCAGCACTAAGAAGCATCGAGGTGAAGCGGGCCAACCGTGCTTGGAGACTGTCGCTTGTCCGGCGGGTGATGAACTTACCGGCTCGAACTCTGTCGTCGGCTCAACCATTGTTGCTGCTAATCGAGGAGTTGAACACGGTTCTCAGTGGCAGCAACTCGAGCTGCAGATGGTTTCAGTATGAGGAGCTCCAGAATTCAACGAATCGGTTCTCTTCAG AGAATTTGATTGGGAATGGAGGATGCAGCCGAGTGTACAGAGGCCGGCTTGGGAATGGACAGCAGGTTGCTATAAAGTTGTCAAAGCTATCCGCAGAAGCATCAAAAGATTTCCTTTCGGAGGTCGATATCATCACCAAGCTGAGGCACCTGCGCGTGGTTCCATTACTGGGCATCTGCGTTGGGGAGCACGCTCTCATTTCTGTGTACAGATACTTCCCCAATGGAAGCTTGGAGCAAAATCTACACG GTGACAAGGTGAAGCATCTGCTCCCGTGGGACAGGAGATTTAGAGTGGCGACGGAGATTGCTGAGGCTCTCAGCTACCTTCACCATGGCTGTCGTCGACCAGTGATCCACAGAGACGTCAAGTCTTCCAACATTCTTCTCAATGACGAATTTGAGCCTCAG TTATCGGATTTTGGGTTAGCTATGTGGGCGCCGACAACCGCGACCAACCTGACACAAAGTGATGTTGTTGGGACCTTTGG ATACCTTGCACCCGAGTACCTCATGTATGGGAAGGTCAGCAACAAGAATGACGTCTATGCCTTCGGCGTGGTTCTATTGGAGCTGTTAACAGGAAGAAAGCCGATAGATGATGGGAATCCTAAAGGCGAAGAAAGTTTGGTGATGTGG GCGACGCGAATTCTGGAGAGAGGGGAGCTCATAGATCTGCTGGATCCCAATCTCGGTACGAATCATGATAAAGGTGAGGTGAGCAGAATGATATTAGCTGCATCTCTTTGTATCACGAGGGTACCTCGTATCCGACCTCAAATCGACAAG ATTTGCAGCCTGTTGAAAGGGGAAGAGGACATGGAGACATGGATAAGCAGCCAAGCGGATGGGATGTCGGAGGTGGTAGATTGTCCAGACGACGAAGCCTATCCGACTCCGAGCCTCGCATTGCTTGACGTGGACGACGATGCATCCGTCGCCAGCGTCGAGCAGAGTCACTGTGGTTCCTGGGAGGCGTACCTGCGAAGTCGATGGAGCCGTTCTTCGAGCTTTAATTAG
- the LOC135637785 gene encoding protein kinase STUNTED-like isoform X1, translating to MAVLEGEKQGESRCIMVGLQMNAKGKELLDWAIHKVAEQGDRVMAVHVCRDSDLKKTTTLSLASTLDDHLASYQGICSLKQVVLVGRIARGSSIRRALVKEAKQCAAIKVVVGMKKKSSFFRSAPLAKYCAKNLPPTTALIAVRKGNVVFERGAAKPSPESQRRQSLRNLLYPSEALAIRKHEEKTVVEASRSSDSNHVKGEKVEAVLSSVTVLMRQLPEPVFGCPLLKKKAALRSIEVKRANRAWRLSLVRRVMNLPARTLSSAQPLLLLIEELNTVLSGSNSSCRWFQYEELQNSTNRFSSENLIGNGGCSRVYRGRLGNGQQVAIKLSKLSAEASKDFLSEVDIITKLRHLRVVPLLGICVGEHALISVYRYFPNGSLEQNLHGDKVKHLLPWDRRFRVATEIAEALSYLHHGCRRPVIHRDVKSSNILLNDEFEPQLSDFGLAMWAPTTATNLTQSDVVGTFGYLAPEYLMYGKVSNKNDVYAFGVVLLELLTGRKPIDDGNPKGEESLVMWVRTFSPSIPLHVSIANQARKCFQATRILERGELIDLLDPNLGTNHDKGEVSRMILAASLCITRVPRIRPQIDKICSLLKGEEDMETWISSQADGMSEVVDCPDDEAYPTPSLALLDVDDDASVASVEQSHCGSWEAYLRSRWSRSSSFN from the exons ATGGCCGTGCTCGAGGGAGAGAAGCAGGGGGAATCCCGGTGTATAATGGTGGGTCTTCAAATGAACGCCAAGGGCAAGGAATTGCTCGATTGGGCAATCCACAAAGTCGCCGAGCAAGGAGACCGTGTCATGGCCGTCCATGTCTGCCGTGATTCAG ATCTGAAGAAAACGACCACACTGTCTTTGGCAAGCACGTTAGATGACCATCTGGCATCCTATCAAGGCATTTGCAGTCTCAAGCAG GTTGTTCTTGTGGGACGGATCGCTCGGGGAAGTTCTATTAGGAGAGCGCTGGTGAAGGAGGCCAAGCAATGTGCAGCCATCAAAGTGGTGGTTGGAATGAAGAAGAAGAGCTCATTTTT TCGCTCAGCTCCACTCGCCAAGTATTGTGCTAAGAATCTCCCTCCGACCACTGCCTTGATCGCCGTTCGAAAAGGAAATGTCGTCTTCGAAAGAGGAGCTGCCAAGCCATCTCCAG AATCACAACGCCGTCAAAGTCTACGGAATCTTCTGTATCCATCTGAAGCACTCGCGATACGGAAGCATGAGGAGAAGACTGTTGTAGAGGCCTCGAGATCATCTGACAGCAACCATGTCAAAGGGGAAAAGGTGGAAGCGGTTCTGAGCTCTGTTACGGTGCTGATGAGACAGCTGCCGGAGCCGGTGTTCGGGTGTCCTCTGCTGAAGAAGAAAGCAGCACTAAGAAGCATCGAGGTGAAGCGGGCCAACCGTGCTTGGAGACTGTCGCTTGTCCGGCGGGTGATGAACTTACCGGCTCGAACTCTGTCGTCGGCTCAACCATTGTTGCTGCTAATCGAGGAGTTGAACACGGTTCTCAGTGGCAGCAACTCGAGCTGCAGATGGTTTCAGTATGAGGAGCTCCAGAATTCAACGAATCGGTTCTCTTCAG AGAATTTGATTGGGAATGGAGGATGCAGCCGAGTGTACAGAGGCCGGCTTGGGAATGGACAGCAGGTTGCTATAAAGTTGTCAAAGCTATCCGCAGAAGCATCAAAAGATTTCCTTTCGGAGGTCGATATCATCACCAAGCTGAGGCACCTGCGCGTGGTTCCATTACTGGGCATCTGCGTTGGGGAGCACGCTCTCATTTCTGTGTACAGATACTTCCCCAATGGAAGCTTGGAGCAAAATCTACACG GTGACAAGGTGAAGCATCTGCTCCCGTGGGACAGGAGATTTAGAGTGGCGACGGAGATTGCTGAGGCTCTCAGCTACCTTCACCATGGCTGTCGTCGACCAGTGATCCACAGAGACGTCAAGTCTTCCAACATTCTTCTCAATGACGAATTTGAGCCTCAG TTATCGGATTTTGGGTTAGCTATGTGGGCGCCGACAACCGCGACCAACCTGACACAAAGTGATGTTGTTGGGACCTTTGG ATACCTTGCACCCGAGTACCTCATGTATGGGAAGGTCAGCAACAAGAATGACGTCTATGCCTTCGGCGTGGTTCTATTGGAGCTGTTAACAGGAAGAAAGCCGATAGATGATGGGAATCCTAAAGGCGAAGAAAGTTTGGTGATGTGGGTAAGGACCTTCTCCCCCTCGATACCATTGCATGTCTCGATTGCTAACCAAGCACGCAAATGTTTCCAGGCGACGCGAATTCTGGAGAGAGGGGAGCTCATAGATCTGCTGGATCCCAATCTCGGTACGAATCATGATAAAGGTGAGGTGAGCAGAATGATATTAGCTGCATCTCTTTGTATCACGAGGGTACCTCGTATCCGACCTCAAATCGACAAG ATTTGCAGCCTGTTGAAAGGGGAAGAGGACATGGAGACATGGATAAGCAGCCAAGCGGATGGGATGTCGGAGGTGGTAGATTGTCCAGACGACGAAGCCTATCCGACTCCGAGCCTCGCATTGCTTGACGTGGACGACGATGCATCCGTCGCCAGCGTCGAGCAGAGTCACTGTGGTTCCTGGGAGGCGTACCTGCGAAGTCGATGGAGCCGTTCTTCGAGCTTTAATTAG
- the LOC135637785 gene encoding protein kinase STUNTED-like isoform X3: protein MAVLEGEKQGESRCIMVGLQMNAKGKELLDWAIHKVAEQGDRVMAVHVCRDSDLKKTTTLSLASTLDDHLASYQGICSLKQVVLVGRIARGSSIRRALVKEAKQCAAIKVVVGMKKKSSFFRSAPLAKYCAKNLPPTTALIAVRKGNVVFERGAAKPSPESQRRQSLRNLLYPSEALAIRKHEEKTVVEASRSSDSNHVKGEKVEAVLSSVTVLMRQLPEPVFGCPLLKKKAALRSIEVKRANRAWRLSLVRRVMNLPARTLSSAQPLLLLIEELNTVLSGSNSSCRWFQYEELQNSTNRFSSENLIGNGGCSRVYRGRLGNGQQVAIKLSKLSAEASKDFLSEVDIITKLRHLRVVPLLGICVGEHALISVYRYFPNGSLEQNLHGDKVKHLLPWDRRFRVATEIAEALSYLHHGCRRPVIHRDVKSSNILLNDEFEPQLSDFGLAMWAPTTATNLTQSDVVGTFGYLAPEYLMYGKVSNKNDVYAFGVVLLELLTGRKPIDDGNPKGEESLVMWVRTFSPSIPLHVSIANQARKCFQATRILERGELIDLLDPNLGTNHDKDLQPVERGRGHGDMDKQPSGWDVGGGRLSRRRSLSDSEPRIA, encoded by the exons ATGGCCGTGCTCGAGGGAGAGAAGCAGGGGGAATCCCGGTGTATAATGGTGGGTCTTCAAATGAACGCCAAGGGCAAGGAATTGCTCGATTGGGCAATCCACAAAGTCGCCGAGCAAGGAGACCGTGTCATGGCCGTCCATGTCTGCCGTGATTCAG ATCTGAAGAAAACGACCACACTGTCTTTGGCAAGCACGTTAGATGACCATCTGGCATCCTATCAAGGCATTTGCAGTCTCAAGCAG GTTGTTCTTGTGGGACGGATCGCTCGGGGAAGTTCTATTAGGAGAGCGCTGGTGAAGGAGGCCAAGCAATGTGCAGCCATCAAAGTGGTGGTTGGAATGAAGAAGAAGAGCTCATTTTT TCGCTCAGCTCCACTCGCCAAGTATTGTGCTAAGAATCTCCCTCCGACCACTGCCTTGATCGCCGTTCGAAAAGGAAATGTCGTCTTCGAAAGAGGAGCTGCCAAGCCATCTCCAG AATCACAACGCCGTCAAAGTCTACGGAATCTTCTGTATCCATCTGAAGCACTCGCGATACGGAAGCATGAGGAGAAGACTGTTGTAGAGGCCTCGAGATCATCTGACAGCAACCATGTCAAAGGGGAAAAGGTGGAAGCGGTTCTGAGCTCTGTTACGGTGCTGATGAGACAGCTGCCGGAGCCGGTGTTCGGGTGTCCTCTGCTGAAGAAGAAAGCAGCACTAAGAAGCATCGAGGTGAAGCGGGCCAACCGTGCTTGGAGACTGTCGCTTGTCCGGCGGGTGATGAACTTACCGGCTCGAACTCTGTCGTCGGCTCAACCATTGTTGCTGCTAATCGAGGAGTTGAACACGGTTCTCAGTGGCAGCAACTCGAGCTGCAGATGGTTTCAGTATGAGGAGCTCCAGAATTCAACGAATCGGTTCTCTTCAG AGAATTTGATTGGGAATGGAGGATGCAGCCGAGTGTACAGAGGCCGGCTTGGGAATGGACAGCAGGTTGCTATAAAGTTGTCAAAGCTATCCGCAGAAGCATCAAAAGATTTCCTTTCGGAGGTCGATATCATCACCAAGCTGAGGCACCTGCGCGTGGTTCCATTACTGGGCATCTGCGTTGGGGAGCACGCTCTCATTTCTGTGTACAGATACTTCCCCAATGGAAGCTTGGAGCAAAATCTACACG GTGACAAGGTGAAGCATCTGCTCCCGTGGGACAGGAGATTTAGAGTGGCGACGGAGATTGCTGAGGCTCTCAGCTACCTTCACCATGGCTGTCGTCGACCAGTGATCCACAGAGACGTCAAGTCTTCCAACATTCTTCTCAATGACGAATTTGAGCCTCAG TTATCGGATTTTGGGTTAGCTATGTGGGCGCCGACAACCGCGACCAACCTGACACAAAGTGATGTTGTTGGGACCTTTGG ATACCTTGCACCCGAGTACCTCATGTATGGGAAGGTCAGCAACAAGAATGACGTCTATGCCTTCGGCGTGGTTCTATTGGAGCTGTTAACAGGAAGAAAGCCGATAGATGATGGGAATCCTAAAGGCGAAGAAAGTTTGGTGATGTGGGTAAGGACCTTCTCCCCCTCGATACCATTGCATGTCTCGATTGCTAACCAAGCACGCAAATGTTTCCAGGCGACGCGAATTCTGGAGAGAGGGGAGCTCATAGATCTGCTGGATCCCAATCTCGGTACGAATCATGATAAAG ATTTGCAGCCTGTTGAAAGGGGAAGAGGACATGGAGACATGGATAAGCAGCCAAGCGGATGGGATGTCGGAGGTGGTAGATTGTCCAGACGACGAAGCCTATCCGACTCCGAGCCTCGCATTGCTTGA
- the LOC135637785 gene encoding protein kinase STUNTED-like isoform X4, translating to MAVLEGEKQGESRCIMVGLQMNAKGKELLDWAIHKVAEQGDRVMAVHVCRDSDLKKTTTLSLASTLDDHLASYQGICSLKQVVLVGRIARGSSIRRALVKEAKQCAAIKVVVGMKKKSSFFRSAPLAKYCAKNLPPTTALIAVRKGNVVFERGAAKPSPESQRRQSLRNLLYPSEALAIRKHEEKTVVEASRSSDSNHVKGEKVEAVLSSVTVLMRQLPEPVFGCPLLKKKAALRSIEVKRANRAWRLSLVRRVMNLPARTLSSAQPLLLLIEELNTVLSGSNSSCRWFQYEELQNSTNRFSSENLIGNGGCSRVYRGRLGNGQQVAIKLSKLSAEASKDFLSEVDIITKLRHLRVVPLLGICVGEHALISVYRYFPNGSLEQNLHGDKVKHLLPWDRRFRVATEIAEALSYLHHGCRRPVIHRDVKSSNILLNDEFEPQLSDFGLAMWAPTTATNLTQSDVVGTFGYLAPEYLMYGKVSNKNDVYAFGVVLLELLTGRKPIDDGNPKGEESLVMWATRILERGELIDLLDPNLGTNHDKDLQPVERGRGHGDMDKQPSGWDVGGGRLSRRRSLSDSEPRIA from the exons ATGGCCGTGCTCGAGGGAGAGAAGCAGGGGGAATCCCGGTGTATAATGGTGGGTCTTCAAATGAACGCCAAGGGCAAGGAATTGCTCGATTGGGCAATCCACAAAGTCGCCGAGCAAGGAGACCGTGTCATGGCCGTCCATGTCTGCCGTGATTCAG ATCTGAAGAAAACGACCACACTGTCTTTGGCAAGCACGTTAGATGACCATCTGGCATCCTATCAAGGCATTTGCAGTCTCAAGCAG GTTGTTCTTGTGGGACGGATCGCTCGGGGAAGTTCTATTAGGAGAGCGCTGGTGAAGGAGGCCAAGCAATGTGCAGCCATCAAAGTGGTGGTTGGAATGAAGAAGAAGAGCTCATTTTT TCGCTCAGCTCCACTCGCCAAGTATTGTGCTAAGAATCTCCCTCCGACCACTGCCTTGATCGCCGTTCGAAAAGGAAATGTCGTCTTCGAAAGAGGAGCTGCCAAGCCATCTCCAG AATCACAACGCCGTCAAAGTCTACGGAATCTTCTGTATCCATCTGAAGCACTCGCGATACGGAAGCATGAGGAGAAGACTGTTGTAGAGGCCTCGAGATCATCTGACAGCAACCATGTCAAAGGGGAAAAGGTGGAAGCGGTTCTGAGCTCTGTTACGGTGCTGATGAGACAGCTGCCGGAGCCGGTGTTCGGGTGTCCTCTGCTGAAGAAGAAAGCAGCACTAAGAAGCATCGAGGTGAAGCGGGCCAACCGTGCTTGGAGACTGTCGCTTGTCCGGCGGGTGATGAACTTACCGGCTCGAACTCTGTCGTCGGCTCAACCATTGTTGCTGCTAATCGAGGAGTTGAACACGGTTCTCAGTGGCAGCAACTCGAGCTGCAGATGGTTTCAGTATGAGGAGCTCCAGAATTCAACGAATCGGTTCTCTTCAG AGAATTTGATTGGGAATGGAGGATGCAGCCGAGTGTACAGAGGCCGGCTTGGGAATGGACAGCAGGTTGCTATAAAGTTGTCAAAGCTATCCGCAGAAGCATCAAAAGATTTCCTTTCGGAGGTCGATATCATCACCAAGCTGAGGCACCTGCGCGTGGTTCCATTACTGGGCATCTGCGTTGGGGAGCACGCTCTCATTTCTGTGTACAGATACTTCCCCAATGGAAGCTTGGAGCAAAATCTACACG GTGACAAGGTGAAGCATCTGCTCCCGTGGGACAGGAGATTTAGAGTGGCGACGGAGATTGCTGAGGCTCTCAGCTACCTTCACCATGGCTGTCGTCGACCAGTGATCCACAGAGACGTCAAGTCTTCCAACATTCTTCTCAATGACGAATTTGAGCCTCAG TTATCGGATTTTGGGTTAGCTATGTGGGCGCCGACAACCGCGACCAACCTGACACAAAGTGATGTTGTTGGGACCTTTGG ATACCTTGCACCCGAGTACCTCATGTATGGGAAGGTCAGCAACAAGAATGACGTCTATGCCTTCGGCGTGGTTCTATTGGAGCTGTTAACAGGAAGAAAGCCGATAGATGATGGGAATCCTAAAGGCGAAGAAAGTTTGGTGATGTGG GCGACGCGAATTCTGGAGAGAGGGGAGCTCATAGATCTGCTGGATCCCAATCTCGGTACGAATCATGATAAAG ATTTGCAGCCTGTTGAAAGGGGAAGAGGACATGGAGACATGGATAAGCAGCCAAGCGGATGGGATGTCGGAGGTGGTAGATTGTCCAGACGACGAAGCCTATCCGACTCCGAGCCTCGCATTGCTTGA